The DNA sequence AGTGAGGCCCCGCCCCCTGTCGAGATGTGGGAGAAGTTCTCCTCGCCGAGTCCGAGTGTCCGGACGGCCGCGGCGGAGTCGCCGCCCCCCACCACGGAGAACGCACCGTCACGGGTGGCGGCGATGATCGCCTCGGCGACGCCCCGGGTGCCGGCCGAGAACGCCTCGAACTCGAACACCCCCATCGGGCCGTTCCAGAAGATGGTCTTGGCGGCGGACAGCTTCTCGGTGAACAGGGCCACGGACGCCGGTCCGATGTCGAGTCCCATCGTGCCGTCGGGGATCGCGTCGGTCGGCACCGTGGTGTGCCCGGCGTCGGCGGCGAACCCGTCGGCCGCCACCACGTCGACCGGCAGGGTGATCACGTCGGCGAACCTGTCGAGCAGGTCCTTGCAGGTGTCGATCATCTCCTCCTGGAGGAGAGAGGATCCGACGCCGTGCCCCTGGGCGGCGAGGAAGGTGAAGCACATGCCGCCACCGATGACCAGCGTGTCGACCTTGGGGGCGAGCGCCTCGATCACCGCGAGCTTGTCCGAGACCTTGGACCCGCCGAGGACCACGGCGTAGGGGCGCGCGGTGTCGCCCGTCAGGCCGGCGAGGACCTCGACCTCGCTCTGCACCAGATCACCGGCGTAGGCGGGGAGGACCTCGGCGATGTCACAGACCGAGGCCTGCGCGCGATGGACCACACCGAACCCGTTGGAGACGAACGCCCCGTCCTCGCCGACGAGGCTCGCCAGGTCCGCCGCCAGCGCGGCACGCTCCGCGGGGTCCTTGCTGGTCTCCCGCGGGTCGAAGCGGATGTTCTCGATCAGGAGCACGTCGCCGTCGGTCAGTCCGTTGGCGCGCTCACGGGCATCGGGGCCCACCACGTCACCTGCCAGCTGAACGTATCGACCGAGCTCCTCGCCCAGCTTCTCCGCGACAGGGGCCAGGGAGAGCGCGGGATCCGGCTCACCCTTCGGCCGACCGAGGTGAGCCGTGATCACCAGCGCGGCACCGGCGTCGAGCAACGCGTTCAGAGTGGGCAGTGAGGCCGATATGCGGCCGGAGTCGGTGATGGTCGATCCGTCGAGCGGGACGTTGAGGTCGCAGCGGACGAGGATCTTGCGACCTTCGACGCCGGTGTCCAGCAGGTCGTGGAGGGTGCGCACTGCCATGGGGTGGGGCTCCTGTCGGGTGGACGGTGATGGTGTGGTCCGGATGCGGTGGCGCGGTCCGGAAGCGGTGGTGAGGACTCATGTACAGCGGGCCCGGCCGGGGGACGCTCTGGGCGTTCCCGGACCGGGCCCGGTGTGGTGCTGGGTCGTCAGGCCCGAGGGCTCTTACAGCGACTTGCCGACCAGGCCGACGAGGTCGGCGAGGCGGTTGGAGTAGCCCCACTCGTTGTCGTACCAGGAGGCGATCTTGATCTGACCGTCGATGGCCTTGGTCAACTGGGCGTCGAAGATCGAGGAGTGCGGGTCGGTCACGATGTCCGACGAGACGATCGGGTCCTCGGTGTACTTGAGGATCCCCTTCATCGGGCCCTCGGCGGCCGCCTTGATCGCGGCGTTGACCTCCTCGACGGAGGCCTTCTTCTCGAGCTCGACGGTGAGGTCGGTGAGCGAGCCGGTGGGCAGCGGGACCCGCACGGCGTACCCGTCGAACTTGCCCTTGAGCTCGGGCAGGACGAGCGAGACGGCCTTGGCGGCGCCCGTGGAGGTGGGCACCATGTTGATCCCGGCGGCACGGGCACGACGCGGGTCCTTGTGGGGGGCGTCCTGGAGGTTCTGGTCCTGGGTGTAGGCGTGGATCGTGGTCATGAGTCCCTTGACGATCCCGAACTCGTCGGACAGGACCTTGGCCACCGGCGCGAGACAGTTGGTCGTGCAGGACGCGTTGGAGATGATCGTCTGCGAGCCGTCGTACTGGTCGTCGTTGACACCCATGACGATCGTGATGTCCTCGCCCGAGGCCGGAGCGGAGATGATGACCTTCTTCGCGCCGCCCTCGAGGTGACCGCGGGCCTTCTCGGCGGAGGTGAAGATGCCGGTGGACTCCACCACGACGTCGACGTCGTAGTCGCCCCACGGCACGGCGGAGGGGCCTTCCTTGACCGCGAGCGCGCCCATCCTGGCCCCACCGACCGTGATGGATTCGTCGTCGAACGTCACGTCCTTGCCGAGGCGACCGAGGATGGAGTCGTACTTGAGCAGATGAGCGAGCATGTCGTTCGTGGTGAGGTCGTTGACGGCCACGATCTCGATATCCGTCTTGCCCTCGGCCTTCAGCGCCTCCACCGCGCGGTAGAAGTTGCGGCCGATACGTCCGAATCCGTTGATGCCTACGCGCACGGTCACGTGATGTCTCCTTATAGGTGGTGCGAGAAAGAACCTCGAGGGGCGCCGGTGGTGCCCGGGGCGTGACCCAGACTACCCGCCCCAGGTGGGGGCTGTGCAGGGTCCACAGGCCGCGGATCAGTCTTCGTCGAGCATGTCCTCGGTCACGACGGATTCGGTGTCCGGGATACCCAGATCGGCCGCTTTGCGGTCGGCCATGGACAACAGACGGCGGATCCGACCGGCCACCGCGTCCTTGGTCATCGGGGGGTCGGCGAGCTGGCCCAGTTCCTCGAGGGAGGACTGACGGTGTTGGACGCGCAGCTCGCCCGCGGCCAGCAGGTGGTCGGGCACGTCCTCGGCCAGGATCTCGAGCGCTCGCTGGACGCGGGCGGCCGCCGCGACCGCTGCCCGGGCCGACCTGCGGAGATTGGCGTCGTCGAAGTTGGCGAGTCGGTTGGCGGTCGCCCGTACCTCTCCGCGGGACCGCCGCTCCTCCCAGATGTCCCTGGTCGCGGACGCCCCCATCCGCGCGAGCAGGATGCCGATCGCCTCCCCGTCGCGGATCACGACCCGGTCACCACCACGGACCTCGCGGGCCTTGGCCGCCACCCCGAGGCGACGCGCCGCGCCCACCAGGGCCATCGCGGCCTCCGCTCCGGGCGCGGTCACCTCCAACGCCGACGACCGCCCGGGTTTGGTGAGGGAACCGTGGGCGAGGAACGCCCCCCGCCACGAAGCCTCCGCCGCCGCCACGGATCCCCCGACGACGGCGGCGGGCAATCCCCTGACGGTGCGGCCGGCGGCGTCGACCAGTCCGAGTTGGCGGGTCAGGTCCGCTCCCCGGTCGATCACCCGGAGGACGAACTTCCGGGCCGGCTTGCCGCCGCTTCCCCCGATCGGGTGGATCTCGCAGGGCACGGAGAACAGCGAGTCGAGTTCGCCGGACAGTCGCTCGGCGATCTCGCCCGAATCGACCTCCGCCTCGATCACGAGGCGGCCCGAGAGGACCTGGAGGGTGCCCGCGAAACGCAGGAGTGAGGCGATCTCCGCCTTCCTGGTCTCCGCGTTCCCCACCGGGACTCTCACCAGTTCGGACTTGACCTGCGCGGTCAGTGACACGCCCTGCTCCTTCGTTCTCCGGTCATCCGTCGGCCCCCGCCGTCACCGTGGCGGCGAGCGCCCGGGCGAGCAGAGCGGGGTCGTGCACGGGCTTCATCGTCCCATCCGGTGCTGTCCGGGCGATGTCCGCCACCATGACCCGCGCCCCCAGACCCGCCGCCGCCCGGTCGAGGTGTTCACGTTCGGTGTCGCTCAGTGGCATCCGCGGGTCCACCAGCACCACGTCCACGTCGACCGCGGGAGCGTGCTGGCGCAACACGTGGAGATGCTGCTCCGCGGAGAACCCGGCGGTCTCACCGACCTGCGGCGCCAGGTTGAGCACGAGCGCCCTGGTCGCGGACGTGCGGGCCAACGCGGAGGCGATGTCCGGGACCAACACGTTCGGTATGACGCTCGTGAACCACGAGCCCGGTCCCAGCACGACCATGTCCGCCGCCTCGATCGCCTCCACGACGCCGTCCGCCACGGGCGGGTCGGCGGGGATGAGCCGCACCCGGCGCACACTGCCGGGCGTGGTGGCCACCGCGACCTGGCCGATGATCGTGCGCACCACGCGGGGATCGGCTTCCAGTCCGACGACCTCCGCGGCGATGTCCAGGGCGACCGGCGACATGGGGAGCACCCGTCCGGTCACCCCGAGCATCGCCCCGACGGCGTCGAGCGCCTCGACGGGGTCCCCGAGCAGTTCCCAGAATCCGGCGAAGACGAGGTTGCCCACGGCGTGTCCCGCCAGCGCCCCGGTCCCCCCGTAGCGGTGCTGGAACAGACTGGTCAGCTGAGCGTGCTCGTCGTCATCGGCCGCGAGTGCGCACAGCGCCATCCGGAGGTCGCCGGGCGGCAGGATGTCGAGTTCGCGACGGAGTCGCCCGGAGGACCCACCGTCGTCCGCCACGGTCACCACCGCGGTCACGTGCTCGGCGACCATACGCCCGGCGCGGAGGGTGGCGGACAACCCGTGGCCCCCGCCCAGGGCAACGAGCGACCCCAGCCGATCCGGCGCCCCCGCCGTGCTCTGACGTGTCATCCGATCACTCTCGTCCGAGATCACGGTGGCGGACGTGGACGTCGACGGAGTCGAGGCCGGACAGTCTCCCGGCCAGTGATTCGGAGATCGCGACGCTGCGGTGTTTGCCCCCGGTGCACCCCACGGCGATGGTCATGTACCGCTTGCCCTCCCGGCGATACCCGGTCATCGCCAGGCCGATCATCGAGACCGCTGCGCGCAGGTACTCCTCGATCGACGGATCCGCCAGGACGTAGTCCTGGACCGGCTTCTCGCGGCCGGTGTGCGCCTGGAGTTCGGGAATCCAGTGCGGGTTGGGCAGGAACCGCATGTCGAGCAGCATGTCCACGTCGACCGGCACCCCGTACTTGAAGCCGAAGGACTCGACGGTGAGGTGGAAATCGAATCCCAGGTCGCCGAACGGCTTCTCGAGTCGGTGCCGGAGATCGTGGACGCTCAACGAGGTGGTGTCGACCACCACGTCCGCGCGTCCGCGAATCCCCTCCAACACCTTGCGCTCCCGTTGGATCCCGTCGATCAGCCCGTCCCCCGACTGCAACGGGTGGGATCGCCGGACGTTGTTGAACCGCTTGACCAGGGCCTCGTCCGAGGCGTCCAGGAAGAGGATCCTCGCCTCGGGGCGGCCGTCGAAGCGCCCGAGCAGTTCTCCGATGTGCTCGTCGAATCCCAGGCTGCGGACGTCCGCGACGATCGCGAACCTCCTGGGTTCCTCGCGGGCCTCGGCGAGACGATCCACCAGCTCCCCGACGAAACGGAGCGGGAGGTTGTCCACGACGTACCAGCCGAACTCCTCGAGCACCTTCGACGCCGTGCCCTTGCCCGCACCGGACATCCCACAGATGAGTAGGAGTTCGCGTCCCTCATCGTTCACGTCCATGGTTCACCTCGAGTCGCTCGTCCGGTCGTCGACCTCACGGTCCGAGTCTCCCATGTCCGCCCGTCCCCCGTCCGTACCCGGTTGGTCCGCGGGCGGGGCGTCCGGGGATCCCAGGGTCGCGCGGATCGCCGCCGCGACCCCGGGGCCTATCCCGGGGACCGCGCAGAGGTCGTCCACTCCGGCGGCGCGGAGTGCCGAGACGGTGGGGAACTTCTCCAGCAGCGCCGCCCGGCGTGAGGGTCCGAGCCCGGGCACGTCGTCGAGGATCGACGTCGTCATCCGTCGGGATCTGGCTCCCCGGTGGGCCCGGATCGCGAAACGGTGCGCTTCGTCGCGGAGTCGTTGCAGCAGGAACAGTCCCTCGCCGTGCCGGGGGAAGATGACCGGGTACTCCTCTCCGGGCAGCCAGATCTCCTCGAGACGTTTGGCGATGCCGATCACCGGGACGTCGTTGACGCCCAGTTCGGACAGGACCTCGGCGGCCGCCTCCACCTGGGGTCGGCCGCCGTCGACGACGAAGAGCTGGGGCGGGTAGGCGAAGCGGCGGGTGGGCGCGGATCTGCCGGCCGCCCCCTCACCCGCGTCGGCCCGGTCGTCGACGGGCCCGTCGGCGTCGTCCGGTGTCACCACCGGCTCCTCGTGGTGCCGCCGGAACCGTCGGCGGGTCACCTCGGCGATGCTCGCGACGTCGTCGGAGTGACCGTCGCCGGCCGCCTCGCGGATCCGGTAGAGGCGGTAGTCGCTCTTGCGGGGCAGCCCGTCCTCGAACACCACCAGGGAGGCCATGACGTCGGTGCCCTGGGTGTGCGAGATGTCCACGCACTCGATCCGGAGCGGTGCCGTGTCGAGTTCCAGGGTCTCCTGGATCTCCTGCAGGGCGGCCGAGCGTGCGGTCAGATCGCCACTGCGGCGCAGCTTGTGCTGGGTCAGGGCCTCCACCGCGTTACGGCGGACCGTCTCCGCCAGCGCCCTCTTGTCGCCCCGTTGCGGTATCCGTAGCGACACGCGTGATCCACGCAGGGTGGAGAGCCAGTCGGCGAGCTCGTCCGCGTCGTCGGGCAGCGCCGGCACCAACACCTCCCGGGGCACGGCGGCAGCGAGGTCGGCGCCGGACTCGGTGGCCCCGGCCAACTCGGCCTCTCCGCCGTAGAACTGGGCGAGGTAGTCGGAGACGACGCCGGGGACGGCGAGCGCCGGGTCGAACCGGCCGTCGGCGTCCACCCCGTGCGCGTGCTCGACCACCCAGCCGCGTTGGCCCCGGATGCGCCCGCTCCGGACGTGGAAGACCTGGACGGACACCTCCAGTTCGTCGACCTCGACGCCCACGACGTCGGCGTCGGTCCCGTCACCCAGGACGACGGCCTGCTTCTCCATGGCCCGTCTCATCGCGCCGAGGTCGTCCCGGAGCCGGGCCGCACGCTCGAAGTCCAGGTCCTCGGACGCCTCGAGCATCCGCGCCTCGATCCGCTTCATGATGACGTCGGTGCGTCCGGCGAGGAAGTCGCAGAGTTCGTCGACGATCCGGCGGTGTTCCTCGGCCGACACCCGTCCGATGCAGGGTGCGGCGCACTTGTCGATGTACCCGAGCAGACAGGGACGGCCCAGCTGGGCCTGTCGCCTGAACACCCCGGCCGTGCACGATCTCACCGGAAAGACCCGTTGGAGGGTGTCGAGCGTGTCCCGGATCGCCCACGCGTGGGAATAGGGACCGAAGTACCGGGTCCCGGCCCGTCGCGGTCCGCGGTAGACGAACGCGCGGGGGAACTCCTCCCCCACCGTCACCGCCAGGAGGGGGTAGGTCTTGTCGTCCCGGTACCGCACGTTGAAGCGGGGATCGTATTTCTTGATCCACGTGTACTCCAGTTGGAGCGCCTCCACCTCGGTGGAGACGACGGTCCACTGGACGCCCGCCGCTGCGGTGACCATCTGCCGGGTACGCGGGTGGAGCAGGGTGAGGTCGGCGAAGTACGAACTGACCCGGCTGCGTAGGTTCTTGGCCTTGCCCACGTAGATGACGCGACCCTGGTCGTCGCGGAAGCGGTAGACCCCCGGCTCGGTGGGGATGGAGCCGGGTGACGGACGGTACGTGCGGGGATCGGCCACGACGCCTCAGCGGTCGGCGACGGTCTCGGGATCGGCGGCCGAGGGCTTGTACCGGCGGATCGTCTCGCGCAGGGAGCCCATGGCGTCGACCGCCTCCTGCCCGTCGACCGTCAGGATGGCCCAGATGCCGACGTGTTCGTAGGCGGGCAGTTCGAGTCGCGGCCACATGCTGGACCGGGGGAACGTGATCCCCACGATGTCCGGCCAGCCCCACTGCCGGGTCCGCAGGGGCCCGCGGACCTCGACCCCCTGTTCACCCACCCGCACCCTGATCCTGAGAAGGGTGAGCAGGACGCCGGCGAAGATCAGGCCGATCATCACGAAGGCGAGCTGGTCGGCGACACCGATCGTGACCCCGGTGTCGTCACGGACCAGCAGGACGGCCCAGAGGACGTGCGCGAGGACGATGAGGGCCGCCAGCACGATCACGGCGATCCGGAGACGCCGTGGGCGATGCTCGAAATGCCGGTGCTCGGGATCCCGGTGATCGGTCATCGCCCCGCCCGGAGGTCGCGCAGGGTGACGGCCGCGCCGAGTGCGGCCGCCACCGCCTCGCCGCCCTTGTCCTCCGCGGCGCCCTCGTGTCCGTCACGATCCCGGGCCTGGGCCTCGTTCTCCGTGGTGAGTACCCCGTGGGCCACCGGCGTGGCCTCGTCGAGCGCGATCCGGGTCAGGCCGTCGGTCACCGAGCGACAGACGTAGTCGAAATGCGGTGTGGAGCCCCGGATGACCACCCCGAGCGCCACCACGGCGTCGTGGGACCTCGCGAGCTCCTGTGCGACCACCGGGAGCTCCACGGCCCCCGTGACGCGGGCGACGGACACGATCGCTCCGGAGGCCTCGGCCACCGCGAGTGCGCGCTTCATGAGTTGCGCGCAGATCTCGTCGTGCCAGGTGGAGGCCACGACGCCCAGCCGCAGACCGCGGGCGTCGGGGATCACCAACTCCGGCCTACCGGTGCCGCTCATCGGCGATCCTCTCCGTTCGTGTCGGTGGCGTTCGTCTCCGGGACGTTCGCGTCCAGGTCGGCGCCGTCGTCCAGGCCCTCGAGCAGATGGCCCATCCGGTCCCGCTTGGTCCGCAGGTAGCGGAGGTTCTCCGGGGTCACCGCGGTGGGCATGGGAACCCGTGAGACCACCTCGACGCCGCCGGCACGGAGGGCGTCGGCCTTGGCGGGATTGTTGGTCATCAGACGCACCCGCGTCACCCCGAGATCCCGCAGCATCTGCGCGGCCAGGCTGAAGTCCCGGGCGTCGGCGGGAAGGCCGAGGTCCAGGTTGGCGTCCACGGTGTCGCGGCCGTCGTCCTGCAACTGATAGGCGCGGAGCTTCTGCACCAGGCCGATCCCCCGGCCCTCGTGACCCCTCATGTAGAGGACCACCCCGCGGCCCTCCTCACACACCGAGGCGACGGCCGCGTCGAGCTGTGGACCGCAATCGCAGCGCAGCGAGTGGAAGACGTCCCCGGTGAGGCACTCGGAGTGGACGCGGACCGACACCGGCTCCCCGCCCGAGACGTCACCGGCGACCATGGCCACGTGTTCGACGCCCTGGATGACGTCGCGGTACCCGTGCGCGGTCATCGTCCCGGCCGGGGTGGGGATCCGGGCGGCCGCCTCGTGCACCACCTGCACCTCGTGCGCGCGGCGCCAGTCCTGCAGCGCCTCGATCGTGATGAGCGCGAGCCCGTGCTCGTCGGCGAAGCGTCGGAGCTCCGGGGTCCGGGCCATGGTGGTCGGGTCGTCCTCGGAGACGATCTCGCAGATCACCCCCGCCGGGCGCAGGCCGGCGAGACGAGCGAGGTCGACCGCGGCCTCCGTGTGGCCGGGCCGGGTGAGTACGCCGCCGGGCCGCGCGCGCAGCGGTACCACGTGGCCGGGCCGTGTGAAGTCTCCGGGAACGGTGTCGGCGGAGGCCAGCATGCGGGCCGTGCGCGCCCTGTCCGCGGCGGAGATCCCGGTCGAGACACCGGCGCGGGCGTCCACGGTGACCGTATAGGCGGTGTCGTGCCGGTCCTCGTTGATGGCCCGCATCGGCGGGAGATCGAGGCGCAGGCAGTCCTCGGCCTCGAGGGTCACGCACACGTATCCGGAGGAGTACCGGACGAGGAAACCCATCAGCTCGGGAGTCGCGAGTTCGGCGGCGAAGATCAGGTCGCCCTCGTTCTCCCGGTCCTCGCTGTCCACCACGACGACGGCTCGTCCCGCCGCGATGTCGGCGATGGCGCGGTCGATGCCGTCGAAGGTGGTCACTGCTGCGGGTTCTCCTCGGTACTCATCACACCCGGGCGGCGTCCGCGGGCACGGCCACAAGTATGGCGCATCCGCTCACCCGGTCCGGTCACCGCGTCCTCCCAGGAGACGCTCGACGTACTTGGCCAGGACGTCGACCTCCAGGTTGACCCGGCCTCCCCGGGGCAGACCACCGAGGATCGTGTCCTCCAGCGTGGTGGGGATGAGCGAGACCTCGAACCACGGCTCCCGCTGCCCGAGCGGACTGACCGCTGACACCGTGAGCGAGGTCCCCGACACCGTGATGGATCCCTTCTCGACCACGTAGCGGGACAGCTCCGGCGGCATCGACAGGCGCAGCACGTGCCACCTGGCGTGCTCGGTCCTGCTGATCAGGGCGCCGGTACCGTCGACGTGCCCCTGGACGATGTGACCTCCGAAGCGTGCGTCCGCGCGCATCGCGCGCTCCAGGTTCACCGGATCCCCGGGACGCAGCGCACCCAGGGCGGTGCGGTCGAGGGTCTCGGCCATCACGTCGGCGTCGAATCCCACCCCGGGGGTGAACTCGGTGACGGTGAGGCAGACGCCGTTGACGGAGATCGAGTCGCCGTGACCGGCGTCGGACGTGACGAGCGGTCCGAGGATCCGCAGACGCGCGGAGTCCCCCACCGTGTCGACGGAGTCCAGCGTGCCGAGTTCCTCGACGATTCCGGTGAACATCAGAGCGGTCCTCTCGTGGGTGTGGTCATTCGGGTCATCCGGTCATCCGGTTCGTCTCATCATGCGGAGATAGACGTCCTGGCCCAGCACCGCGGTCTCGCAGACCTCGAAACCGTGGGCGTCGGAGAGTGTGCCGACACCGGCCTCCTCGACGGCGGACCGGCCGCCGCCCAGTACCAGGGGCGCGAGGTAGGCCTCGACCTCGTCGACGAGCCCGGCGGAGAGGAACGCGCCGGCCAGCCGGGGTCCGCCCTCAACCAGGACGTGCTGGACGTCGCCGAGCATCGCGAGCGCGTCCGCCGGGTCGCGCGTGGCGAGATGCCGGAACCGGCCGTCGGTGCCCCGCACGGCCGCGTCCGGGGGCACCGCGGTCAGTCCCATCACCGCACGGAGGGGTTGCCGGTCGGTGGGTGACCCGTCGTCCGACCGGGCGGTGAGCGAGGGGTCGTCGGCGGTGCAGGTGCCCGAGCCGACGACGACGACGTCGATCTCCTGCCGCCGCCCGTGCACGTGGCGTCGTGAATCGGGACCCGTGATCCATCGGCTGGTGCCGTCGGCCGCGGCCACCCGGCCGTCGAGGGTGGCCGCGTACTTCCAGGTGACGTACGGCCGGCCCGTGCGCTGGCGGTGCAGCCATGCCCTGAGTGGACCCTGTTCGGCGGCGGCCACCTC is a window from the Dietzia sp. JS16-p6b genome containing:
- the rapZ gene encoding RNase adapter RapZ, with amino-acid sequence MDVNDEGRELLLICGMSGAGKGTASKVLEEFGWYVVDNLPLRFVGELVDRLAEAREEPRRFAIVADVRSLGFDEHIGELLGRFDGRPEARILFLDASDEALVKRFNNVRRSHPLQSGDGLIDGIQRERKVLEGIRGRADVVVDTTSLSVHDLRHRLEKPFGDLGFDFHLTVESFGFKYGVPVDVDMLLDMRFLPNPHWIPELQAHTGREKPVQDYVLADPSIEEYLRAAVSMIGLAMTGYRREGKRYMTIAVGCTGGKHRSVAISESLAGRLSGLDSVDVHVRHRDLGRE
- the gap gene encoding type I glyceraldehyde-3-phosphate dehydrogenase, whose protein sequence is MTVRVGINGFGRIGRNFYRAVEALKAEGKTDIEIVAVNDLTTNDMLAHLLKYDSILGRLGKDVTFDDESITVGGARMGALAVKEGPSAVPWGDYDVDVVVESTGIFTSAEKARGHLEGGAKKVIISAPASGEDITIVMGVNDDQYDGSQTIISNASCTTNCLAPVAKVLSDEFGIVKGLMTTIHAYTQDQNLQDAPHKDPRRARAAGINMVPTSTGAAKAVSLVLPELKGKFDGYAVRVPLPTGSLTDLTVELEKKASVEEVNAAIKAAAEGPMKGILKYTEDPIVSSDIVTDPHSSIFDAQLTKAIDGQIKIASWYDNEWGYSNRLADLVGLVGKSL
- the ribD gene encoding bifunctional diaminohydroxyphosphoribosylaminopyrimidine deaminase/5-amino-6-(5-phosphoribosylamino)uracil reductase RibD, which codes for MRSAPDGGRRRREREALADALALSRSALGVSTPNPPVGAVVLDAQGDAVGRGATEPPGGRHAEVVALDEAGERARGGTLVVTLEPCDHQGRTGPCSARALAAGVARVVYAVSDPNPLAAGGAATLRRAGVEVVRADDDEVAAAEQGPLRAWLHRQRTGRPYVTWKYAATLDGRVAAADGTSRWITGPDSRRHVHGRRQEIDVVVVGSGTCTADDPSLTARSDDGSPTDRQPLRAVMGLTAVPPDAAVRGTDGRFRHLATRDPADALAMLGDVQHVLVEGGPRLAGAFLSAGLVDEVEAYLAPLVLGGGRSAVEEAGVGTLSDAHGFEVCETAVLGQDVYLRMMRRTG
- a CDS encoding bifunctional 3,4-dihydroxy-2-butanone-4-phosphate synthase/GTP cyclohydrolase II; this translates as MTTFDGIDRAIADIAAGRAVVVVDSEDRENEGDLIFAAELATPELMGFLVRYSSGYVCVTLEAEDCLRLDLPPMRAINEDRHDTAYTVTVDARAGVSTGISAADRARTARMLASADTVPGDFTRPGHVVPLRARPGGVLTRPGHTEAAVDLARLAGLRPAGVICEIVSEDDPTTMARTPELRRFADEHGLALITIEALQDWRRAHEVQVVHEAAARIPTPAGTMTAHGYRDVIQGVEHVAMVAGDVSGGEPVSVRVHSECLTGDVFHSLRCDCGPQLDAAVASVCEEGRGVVLYMRGHEGRGIGLVQKLRAYQLQDDGRDTVDANLDLGLPADARDFSLAAQMLRDLGVTRVRLMTNNPAKADALRAGGVEVVSRVPMPTAVTPENLRYLRTKRDRMGHLLEGLDDGADLDANVPETNATDTNGEDRR
- a CDS encoding PH domain-containing protein is translated as MTDHRDPEHRHFEHRPRRLRIAVIVLAALIVLAHVLWAVLLVRDDTGVTIGVADQLAFVMIGLIFAGVLLTLLRIRVRVGEQGVEVRGPLRTRQWGWPDIVGITFPRSSMWPRLELPAYEHVGIWAILTVDGQEAVDAMGSLRETIRRYKPSAADPETVADR
- the ribH gene encoding 6,7-dimethyl-8-ribityllumazine synthase, whose protein sequence is MSGTGRPELVIPDARGLRLGVVASTWHDEICAQLMKRALAVAEASGAIVSVARVTGAVELPVVAQELARSHDAVVALGVVIRGSTPHFDYVCRSVTDGLTRIALDEATPVAHGVLTTENEAQARDRDGHEGAAEDKGGEAVAAALGAAVTLRDLRAGR
- the pgk gene encoding phosphoglycerate kinase, with amino-acid sequence MAVRTLHDLLDTGVEGRKILVRCDLNVPLDGSTITDSGRISASLPTLNALLDAGAALVITAHLGRPKGEPDPALSLAPVAEKLGEELGRYVQLAGDVVGPDARERANGLTDGDVLLIENIRFDPRETSKDPAERAALAADLASLVGEDGAFVSNGFGVVHRAQASVCDIAEVLPAYAGDLVQSEVEVLAGLTGDTARPYAVVLGGSKVSDKLAVIEALAPKVDTLVIGGGMCFTFLAAQGHGVGSSLLQEEMIDTCKDLLDRFADVITLPVDVVAADGFAADAGHTTVPTDAIPDGTMGLDIGPASVALFTEKLSAAKTIFWNGPMGVFEFEAFSAGTRGVAEAIIAATRDGAFSVVGGGDSAAAVRTLGLGEENFSHISTGGGASLEYLEGKELPGVTALERSN
- the whiA gene encoding DNA-binding protein WhiA, which encodes MSLTAQVKSELVRVPVGNAETRKAEIASLLRFAGTLQVLSGRLVIEAEVDSGEIAERLSGELDSLFSVPCEIHPIGGSGGKPARKFVLRVIDRGADLTRQLGLVDAAGRTVRGLPAAVVGGSVAAAEASWRGAFLAHGSLTKPGRSSALEVTAPGAEAAMALVGAARRLGVAAKAREVRGGDRVVIRDGEAIGILLARMGASATRDIWEERRSRGEVRATANRLANFDDANLRRSARAAVAAAARVQRALEILAEDVPDHLLAAGELRVQHRQSSLEELGQLADPPMTKDAVAGRIRRLLSMADRKAADLGIPDTESVVTEDMLDED
- a CDS encoding riboflavin synthase → MFTGIVEELGTLDSVDTVGDSARLRILGPLVTSDAGHGDSISVNGVCLTVTEFTPGVGFDADVMAETLDRTALGALRPGDPVNLERAMRADARFGGHIVQGHVDGTGALISRTEHARWHVLRLSMPPELSRYVVEKGSITVSGTSLTVSAVSPLGQREPWFEVSLIPTTLEDTILGGLPRGGRVNLEVDVLAKYVERLLGGRGDRTG
- the uvrC gene encoding excinuclease ABC subunit UvrC, giving the protein MADPRTYRPSPGSIPTEPGVYRFRDDQGRVIYVGKAKNLRSRVSSYFADLTLLHPRTRQMVTAAAGVQWTVVSTEVEALQLEYTWIKKYDPRFNVRYRDDKTYPLLAVTVGEEFPRAFVYRGPRRAGTRYFGPYSHAWAIRDTLDTLQRVFPVRSCTAGVFRRQAQLGRPCLLGYIDKCAAPCIGRVSAEEHRRIVDELCDFLAGRTDVIMKRIEARMLEASEDLDFERAARLRDDLGAMRRAMEKQAVVLGDGTDADVVGVEVDELEVSVQVFHVRSGRIRGQRGWVVEHAHGVDADGRFDPALAVPGVVSDYLAQFYGGEAELAGATESGADLAAAVPREVLVPALPDDADELADWLSTLRGSRVSLRIPQRGDKRALAETVRRNAVEALTQHKLRRSGDLTARSAALQEIQETLELDTAPLRIECVDISHTQGTDVMASLVVFEDGLPRKSDYRLYRIREAAGDGHSDDVASIAEVTRRRFRRHHEEPVVTPDDADGPVDDRADAGEGAAGRSAPTRRFAYPPQLFVVDGGRPQVEAAAEVLSELGVNDVPVIGIAKRLEEIWLPGEEYPVIFPRHGEGLFLLQRLRDEAHRFAIRAHRGARSRRMTTSILDDVPGLGPSRRAALLEKFPTVSALRAAGVDDLCAVPGIGPGVAAAIRATLGSPDAPPADQPGTDGGRADMGDSDREVDDRTSDSR
- the yvcK gene encoding uridine diphosphate-N-acetylglucosamine-binding protein YvcK, which produces MTRQSTAGAPDRLGSLVALGGGHGLSATLRAGRMVAEHVTAVVTVADDGGSSGRLRRELDILPPGDLRMALCALAADDDEHAQLTSLFQHRYGGTGALAGHAVGNLVFAGFWELLGDPVEALDAVGAMLGVTGRVLPMSPVALDIAAEVVGLEADPRVVRTIIGQVAVATTPGSVRRVRLIPADPPVADGVVEAIEAADMVVLGPGSWFTSVIPNVLVPDIASALARTSATRALVLNLAPQVGETAGFSAEQHLHVLRQHAPAVDVDVVLVDPRMPLSDTEREHLDRAAAGLGARVMVADIARTAPDGTMKPVHDPALLARALAATVTAGADG